TGCACGGCAACCATAGAATATATCAAAGATAAAAACACAGATTTAAAAAAGCATCTTTTAGGTCCTGATTTTTCAACCGGCGGCCAGCTGATCTATAACGAAGAAGAAATAGATAAAATATATAAAACAGGCCGGGGCGGTTTCAAGCTAAGGGCAAAATACAGATATGACAAGAAGAACTCCTGCATTGAAATATATGAAATACCCTACACAACCACGCAGGAAGCCATATGCGATAAAATTATTACCCTCGTTAAATCCGGAAAAATAAAAGAAATTACGGAAGTCCGTGACGAAACCGATTTAAAGGGCCTAAAAATTGCCCTTGATATAAGAAAAAGTGCAGACCCTGATACCTTAATGCAAAAGCTTTTTGCAATGACTCCCCTTGTAGATACCTTTAGCTGTAATTTTAATATTCTTATTAACGGCAGGCCCAAAACCATGGGAATAGCCGAAATCCTTGACGAATGGATTATTTTCAGAACAGAATGCATTCGGAAACAGCTAAACTATGATATCAAAAAAACCGAAGAAAAATTACATCTTCTTGAGGGTCTTTCAAAAATACTTTTGGATATTGATAAGGCAATAAAAATCATCAGAAATACAGAGCAGGACAATATGGTAATTCCAAACTTAATGGAAGGCTTTCAAATTGACACTATCCAAGCGGAATATATAGCAGATATACGCCTTAGAAACTTAAATAAGGAATACCTTCTTAACCGAATAAAGGAAAAAGATAATCTTGAAAACTTACTTGCAGACCTGAAAGCTACCATAGAAAGCGATAAAAAAATTCACAGCCTAATTTCCGCTTCTCTTAAAAACATTATAAAAAAATATCAGCAGGATAGAAGAACTGAAATTATATACGAAGAAGAAATCGAAGAGATTTCAGAGGATATCTTTATAGAAGATTACGGCCTTAAACTGTTTTTAACTGCAGAAGGCTATTTCAAAAAAATACCGCTTATTTCTTTAAGAAGCGCATCAGACCATAAATTCAAAGAAGACGATTATATGCTTACAGAGCTTGAATCTACAAACAAGGCAGATATCCTGTTTTTTTCAAATCAAGGCTCTGTATATAAGGCAAAGGCCTATGACCTTCCCGATTGCAAGGCCTCTCTTCTGGGAGAGTATCTTCCGAACCTTCTTGATCTTTCTGAAGGGGAGAAAATAATATATATGACTGCCACTTTGGACTATTCGGGATATATGATTTTTGCTTTTGAAAACGGAAAAATAGCCAAAATAAAAATGGATTCCTATCAGACAAAGGTCAACAGGAAAAAGCTTTTGAACGCCTACTCCTTAAAATCGCGTCTTATATTTGCAGATTATATATATGAAGACAGAGACTATATCGGCGTAAGAGATACAGATAAGGCCACATTGTTTTCAACTGCCCTTATCGAACCGAAACAGACAAAAAATTCATCGGGCGTGCAGTTTTATAATCTCAAGAAAAACAGTGTTCTTTCAATATTAATGCCTTCGGAAAATTTCAAATCCGACGACATTGAATATTACAGAACCAATAAAATACCCTCAACAGGTCATTTTATTACAGAAAATGATAAAAGAGCAAATGATTTGGAAGCACAGATAAAGCTTTTTTAAAGACAAAAAAAGATTTGCCTTGTAAGTCTATAAGAATGCACCTTTTCAAAGCTCATATCTTTTGTATAAAAAAATCCCTCGGCTAAGCTGAGGGATTTTTATTTATTAAACCTAGTTCATGGGTGTTTCTAAAACCTTTACAGAAAGGTCAATACATGCCTTAATGTCTTCCAATGAGCACATTTCGCTGTCGGAATGGATATGTCTTGTAACAACTGAAATTACCCCTGAAGGAACCCCTGATTTGGTCAAATGGATTGCACCTGAATCCGTTCCGCCGGCTGTAAGTATTTCAAACTGATGTTTAATGTTATTTTCTTTTGCTACCTTTTCCATATGCTTTACTATCGTAGGATGGCAAATAAGGGAATTATCCTTTATCTTAATGGCAGCGCCCTCCCCCATTTTCATAGGGAATTTTAATGCGTTTGGCGTATCATAAGCAAGAGTTACGTCATAGGCAATGCCGTAATCAGGATCAACGGCATATGCGGAGGTTTTTGCACCTCTAAGGCCTACTTCTTCCTGAACGGTAAATACAAAATAAGTATCATATGCGGGATTTTTAAGCTGTTTTAATGTTTCCATCTGAATATAGCAGCCGATTCTATCGTCTAACGCAGGAGAAACTACAACGTCTCCGTTAAAATATGTTTCTGCGCTGTATACACAGATGTCTCCGGCCCTAACAAGCTTTTCAGCCTCTTCTTTATTCTTTGCACCGATATCAATATATAATTTGTCTATGGCCAAATCCTTCGCCATATCTTGAAGACGCTCACAATGAATAACGCCCTGAACACCGTTTTCAAATCTTACTCTCTGATTGAAAAGGACATAAGGAGAAAATCCGCCTATTGTTGAAAACCGAAGGAAACCGTCATCATCTACAAAATTAACCATAAGGCCGATCTGGTCCATATGGGCGGCAAGCATCATCTTAGGGCCATTGCCTTTTTTATGGGCAATTAAGTTTCCAAGGGTATCTATTTCATAATCATCCGCATAGTCCTTGATTTCGTTTATAATATAGCTGCTTACGCTCCCCTCAGCACTTGAAGGGCCGTAAATTTGGCATATTTCCTTTATTTTATTCTTATCCATAAAAGCAAACCTCCCGATTATATTACAATTTACTGAATACATAAGAGTAATGGTTCTGGTTTTATTATGTAAAAGCAAATTGGAAATGTATTTTATTTGACTACAATATTTTTTCTCCGCAGTATTCTTCAGTGAAAGCCTTCATCAATTTAAGAAGATTGTCATAATCCCTTTTATCCATTACGGAAACTGGAGAATGGATATACCTGCATGGAACGGCAAGGCCGATAACAGGGGTTCCTGTTTTTCCTGTATGATATTGGCCTGCATCGGTGCCGCCGTTTTGGGTTCTTCTAAACTGGCAGGGGATGTTATGAGCTTCCGCTACCTTCGTCATGGCATCGACATATTTTCTAAGATAAATAGATGCATTGTCAATCAAAGAGATACTTGGACCGTTTCCTTGAGTATTAACGGTCTGATGAGGTTTAAGCCCCGGCATATCTGCTGAAACTGTTCCTTCGATATTCAGTATCAGGTCACAGTCGATAAGCTTTGACGTTACGGCAGAGCCTCTTAAACCTACTTCCTCCTGAACATTGAATACGGCAGTCATTTTATATGGGTAATCGCTTTTAAGCATTTCTATAAGCATGGCGCAGCCAACCCTGTCGTCAAGAGCTTTCGCCTTTATTTTATGGTCACCGAATTCAACAAATTCGCTGTCAAAGGCAACAAAATCACCAAGGCTTACAAGCTTTTCAGCTTCCTCTTTGCTTTTCGCTCCGATATCTATGTAAAGCTTATCAACGGGAAGAGCTTTTGTTCTTTCAGTAGGCTCCTGTAAATGAATCGCCTTTGTACCGATAACGCCCGTAACTTTATTTTTGCCTATTTTAACTATTTTTGAAGGGAAAATCCTCGGGTCTACGCCCCATGACTCGAATTTCAAATACCCGTCATTATCTATCCATGTAACTATAAGGCCTACTTCGTCCATATGGGCGGCATAGCCTATATGCCTTCCCTCTGCATTTTTATTTTTAACGGCAATCAAAGAACCAAGCCTGTCGGTATATAGTTCATCCACATGGTCCTTAATTTCATTTTTAATAAATTCTCTGACTTCTCCTTCATTTCCGGGAAGGCCGTTTAAATCAGTGAGTTTTTTTATAAGCATAAAATCTCCTCCAAATCCCTTCCGCATAAATCCTTAACAAAACTGGATATAAGCTTAGCAGTTAAATAAACGTCCTTCATGCATAAGGTCTCGACAGATGTATGCATATATTTAAGAGGAATGCTTACTACGCCGCTTGCAGCGCCTACTCCTGAAACTTGCATGGTAAAAGCATCTGTTCCTGAATGCCTTGGGGCAACATCAATCTGATAAGGCAGGAAATTATCCTTTGCGCTCTTTACAAGAAGTTCGTATACTCTGGGGCTTATGTTAGGGCCGATGCTGATAACTGCGCCGCCGCCCATTTTCTTGCCTTCTCTGTCGTTTACATCGGGGGTCTTTCCATGGGTAACATCTATTGCGATGGCGATATTGGGCTCAATTGCGTAAGCCGCAACCATAGCGCCTCTGCAGCCGATTTCTTCCTGAACGCTTCCCACATAGTATATGTCTATATCTGTATCTACATTTTTAAGTTCTTTCATCGCTTCATATAAAACAGCTACGCCGGCTCTGTCGTCAATGGCTTTTCCGGCAATATTGTCGTTTTGAAGCGCTACAATTTCTCTTTTAAGGGTAATCACATCACCTAAGGCAACCTTTTCCTTAAGCTTATCCATACTAAAGCCTGTATCTATTACCATATCTTCGATTTTATGAGCATTTTTAGCCTCTTCCGGCTTTGTAATATGGGGTGGTTTTACTCCTATAACACCAAATATATCTTCTTTGCCGTGAATAATAACCTCTTGGCCTACAAGGGCCCGCTGGTCATAACCGCCGATATTGGTAAATTTAAGAAATCCGCCTTCCTCATATTCCGTAACCATAAGACCTATTTCATCAATGTGGGCGGCAAACAATATTTTATACTTTCCGCTGCCCTTTTTATGCCCTATTACATTGCCGAGCTTATCAATACGAACCTCATCGCAGTATTCAGAAAAGGCTTCTGCTGTCATTTTGCCAACCTTTTCTTCAAAGCCGCTTACTGAGGAAGCATTCGCAAGACGTATTAAGAATTCCTTCGTATCGGACAAAAAAACACCTCCTGATATAAATTTATATTATTATGATAAAACAGATGAAAATATTTAAGGGTACATTCCGTAATAAAAAATTATAACAGGCTAACTATTCAGAAGAATATATCCTTAAAATAATAAAAACTTGTATTTCTGTTAAGAAATACGTGGGGTTACTATAGCCTTTATGAATATATTCTCCTGCGGAAAAAATATTCATAAACAGCCTCTCCTCATGAGGAGAAGCAGATTGGGCTATTGCAATCACTTTTGACATTCATACATTTTTCTTCCCAAAATGTATTCATGAATAAAATCAAGCTTTGCTTGATTTTACCTGGGCTATTGCAATCACTTTTAACATTCATACATTTTTCTCCGCAAAATGTATTCATGAATAAAATCAAGCTTTGCTTGATTTTACCTGGGCTATTGCAATCACTTCTACCATTCATACATTTTTCTTCCCAAAATGTATTCATGAATAAAATCAAGCTTCGCTTGATTTTACCTGGGCTATTGCAATCACTTTTGACATTCATACATTTTTCTTCGGAAAATGTATTCATGAATAAAATCAAGCGACCCTTGATTTTACCTGGGCTATTGCAATCACTTTTGACATTCATACATTTTTCTTCGGAAAATGTATTCATGAATAAAATCAAGCTTCGCTTGATTTTATTCACATTATACCATAATCGTGATGAGGATTCCTATAGTTTCCAAATAAATATATATAAAAGAATAACTGAATAATTTTTATAAGATATTAGCACCAAAATAATGTATAATACTAGACATATATAATTCAATTTACATAACATTACAAAGGAGCTTAATATGAGAGAGGATAAATTATATTATCAGGACCCTTACCTTGTGGCGTTTGATTCGACGGTTATTGAATGCATTCCAAAGGGTAATTTATATACTGTAATTCTTGAAAAAACAGCCTTCTATCCCGAAGGCGGCGGCCAAAGCTATGATATTGGATATATTGATAACGCTAAAGTTTTAGAGGTTCATACTGTTGACGGAAAAGTAGTCCATACTACGGATACTTCCCTTACTCCCGGTGAAAAATGCCATGGTGTCATCAATTGGGAAAGGCGTTTTAGCCATATGCAGCATCATACTGCCGAGCATATCGTATCGGGAATTATCCATAAGCTTTATGGGGCTGATAATATAGGATTTCATCTGGGAACAGAATTTGTAACTATGGATTATAATGTCAATTTAAATGACAGCGATATTGAAAAAATAGAGCTTTTAAGCAATGAAGCCGTATATAAAAATCTTCCTGTTAAAATAGATTATTATGACAGTGTTCCTCCTATCAGCTATAGAAGCAAAATAGAAATAGAAGGAGAAATCAGAATCGTAACCGTAGAAGACTATGATGTATGTGCCTGCTGCGGTACCCAGACGAAAACTACAGGGGAAATAGGAACCATAAAAATCATTGATTTTCATAAATATAAAGGCGGTACAAGGCTTTATATGCTTTGCGGAGATAAGGCCATTAAAGACTATCAGCTAAAACAAAATAATATAAAAAGCATATCGGCTCTTCTTTCGGTTAAGCCTGAAAGCTCTTTTACAGCCGTTCAAAATCTGCTTGAAGAAAAAAACAGCCTTAAGCAGGAAATATCAAGGCTTAAAATGTCTCTTCACAGGCTGAAAGCAGAAGCTATTGAACCCTCTTCAAAAGTAATCCTTTTCATGGAAGACTACTCCATGGAAGATTTAATTAAATTTGGGGGAATTATAAAAGAAAAGGCCCCTTTGATAGCTCTTTTCTCTGGGAAAGACGATGAAGGCTATAAATACTGCGTTTATTCAGAAGATAACGACATTAAAGCTTTAGCATCAAAGATAAATTCAGCCCTAAATGGCAAAGGCGGAGGAAGAGAATTTATATCTGGCAATATGAATTCCTTAAAAAAAGATATAGAAGAGTTTTTCGAATCTCTGTAATATTTCTATTATCTTTTTTATTTGTACAGATTCTTTAGATGAAATTGAGATTGTAAAGCAATTCAAACCCATACTCCCTAAGTTCACAGGGTATGGTTAATTTAAAGTGAAACAGAAGCAAAACCGTAAACCGTATATTACTTGAATTCATATGAAATAGCAGCATTGTCAATTTGCTTTTCTCTTATTTTATGCCCTCTAAAGTCAAATGCTTATAGCAGTAAAAGCAAATTGACTATACTCAGGCTCAAAAACGTATTATTTTCGAAGAAAATCTATGTTTTTAAATCTCTAGTGAATGTTTTTTGTTCCTTCTTTATAAGTAATTTACTATATTCCTGAACCGTTATCCGCCCTGTTTGCTAAACTCATGCCCATCATAACAAAAAGAACTCTATTTAATCGAATAGAGTTCTTTTTATATGGAATGATAAAGTATTCATAAGGAGAACTTCTGGATTCTCATAAAATATGTCTTTTCGGTATTAACAAGTAATTTAGGAATTTAAATACGCCGTTCAAGAAAAAGGAACGGTGTTGACCCATCACTATATTATACTTTCGAACGCTCCATTTTTAAGTGTAATATAACCGAACTGAAAATTGCCGGTAAAAGTACAAATGACAAAAACCTCAGCACAAAAAAGCTGCCGTTGGCTTCTAACAGCTGACGTGATGGGGCTAGTAATTGAGTAAATGTCATTAATGCTGCATGAAATCCCATGGAAAACGAAATGCTTCTGCTTAGCATACGAAAATAACCCAGTAAAAATCCAAATCCGGGAATAAAAAGCAGCTGCTCCTGAGAATAAAGAGAACCTATAAAAAAAGCAAACAGTGTAAACAATACGGTTTGCACGAAGAGCGCTACCCAAGGTGAATAGTGTTCTTCTAAGCTAGAGAAAATGTAACCTCTGATAATTTCTTCAGGAAAAGCCTCAATCAGAAAAACAGCGGCGAATAAGATAAACGCCTGTGAAATGAGTGTAGCTGATGAAACCTGCGGTTGAATTGTAACAAATCCAGCAATGGCAAAAATTGAAATACTTATCACAGCGGGTATTATCCAACAAAGAAATCCACTGCCGAAACCTTTTAGATTGCCAAAAAAGATATTCCATGACAAAGCCATCTTTTTCTTTTCGATATGGTCTATGGCAAAAATCAGGATACAGACCAGTACAGAAGTAAAAATACCTGCAGCAATATGCCGGAATATATTCTCTCCCAGGGCTGCTCCGCCAAAAAACAGCAACATCAAACGCCAAATTACTATGGATATAATAAATACAGCCGTTATTCTGCCAATCGCTTTCTTTTTATCTAAGGCCATGCTGTCACTCCTATTCCTTAGGGCTAAAATATAATATTAGTTTAAGTATATCATATTTCTGCTGTATAAACAAAACAAGCTGCCCCTATGGCAGCCCATTTTTCTCTTTATAACCTTTCAGGAATCCTTCATAGCAGCATTAGCAGTAAAAAATGCTTTCATTTTCTTTATTCTCATTATCTTTAGCGCTGTAGTTAGCACACAATATTGCAATAATGTGCATTATTGATCTTTACTTAGATTAAACATGATTTCCTGATAACGTTTTGTCGCCAATATACTCGGCTCGCCTTTCTTGCAAAAAGAGAGTTTTGCAAGTGTTGGAACAACCCGCTCAACTACGATTTTATCATTGACCAGCTTATCTTGCAGCGCTTCCAACGCTTCCAAAAACCGTTTATCCTTCTTTGCTTTATTATAAAACGACAAAACATAAACATACTGAAACAGATTATAATTGCCAAAGGGGTATTCGACCTGCATAAACAATGTTCCTATGCCATAATGACAAGGGCCAATCGGTTTCCTTATTATCCAATGCTCTAATAAAAATTCTACTGCTCTGTCAAGCGCCGGTTCATTATTAAGATACTCACTGAAGCGAAAAGCGTTTAAAGCAGTTAAGGTTGGCCATGCATTCGAATATTCTGTTTCCGGGCCGCGCCCAAAGGAAAACTTATTGCACCGCCAACCGCCGTCAACGTATTGTGTTTGTAAAAAATACTGGAGCGTTTTTTGCAGTCTTTCATCAGATTGATATCCCATCCGGCAAAGCAAATAAGCGGCGGAGGCTGTATGGCACGGAAGAATTCCACTTTTGGGATAGAGCTTAAAACGCCCATCTTCTTTCCATGTGCTAAAGAATAACTGAGAAACTTCTTTCAAGATTGGTTCGGTAGGTTCAACCCCCAACTCCAGCAACATAAGTGCACTGTTATATGCCGAAAAGGGAGAGCCCTTCAGCAATCGTTTATCGGACGTAGTCCAATAGTCTGCTCCGCCGTCATACCGATGTGATAGAATTGCTTCGACATCGGCTCGATATCGGGTATCAACTGCCATTTTTTCACCTCAACACATAAAAGTTCACTGCATATTATATTTCTAATGTGCCTCTATTTATTGGCTTCATTATATCATAGATTGCAGCCCGCAGTCTATTGCAAGAAGCCCTTACTAAGCAAGCTTAGAAAGGGCTATGAGCTCTAAATAATGTTTAAGCACAGTAAATAAGTCTAAACTAATCCAAATTTGAAGGCAAAACCAAAACATAAGTTCACTGTCTTGTATATGTCTAATTCATGTATATCAATTTCCCCAGTTGTTTTCAAAGCTTGCTTGCTCACTTTCAAAATCAAATAGAATCCTGTCATTATTCATACATTTGTATCTTACCACACAGGAGGCGCTTTCCCGAATGGTGCGAACCATACTGCCCTTATGTGGTGCATATAAAGACTGACTGTTCTCTTTGAGCAGTTGAATTTCTAGTAGAATATTTCCTTGCCTTAGCAAAATACAGCCTTTACTGACGTGCAGCGGCTTCGCCCCGAGATAGGTGGCAATCCGATACTCCTTTTCGTTGAGAAAAAGAAATCCAATACAGCCGATAAAAGAAAATCCGCCAAATGGGATATCAGCAATGGAAAGCATAATGCTGCCGTTTTTCCAACTGCACTGGGTCCAAACATAACGTTTCGGAAATGAGGTACCCCTATCTCCCTCAATATACCCATAGCCGTTTTCAAAAAGAAATGATCTGCCATTGATAGTCAGAGCTCCGTCCACACTATGAAACAAGCTCACCACAGTATGCCGGCACTCCATAAAGGGCACCCGGCAAAACGGCCCCATGATGTCATAAGAAGGAGGCGTCAGCGGCCTAAAGCGCAAAGAGCCCTGCAAATCACATTCTTTCGATTTGACATTCAATCTGCACCCGGATGAAGAGAACACACATTCTCCCAAGCGAACAAAAAAACTCTTGCGGCTTATATATAAGGAATCCGCAGGAAAGGGAATATTATAGGATTGCTGGTCATGAATCACTTGCAAAGATGCGGAAGCCTCTCCTTTTTCATTGGCATGAAAGGCAGGAATAAGCGCTATAGTTTCTTTTCTGTTTTGTTGTTTTAGATACCATCCTTCGAAATACCTCCGGCTATGATTTTTATTGAAAAACTCATTCATTGGTAATGACCTCCAGATTTACTTGAGCAGGATTGTTTAAGAGATTACCCTTGTAATCAAAACGGGAGCCATGGCAGGGGCAATCCCAGCTTTTCTCATCAGGATTCCATTCCAACTGGCAGCCTAGATGCGGGCAGCGAATGGAAACAGCAAATATATTTTCCTGTTCATCCTTATACACACCAATTTTTTTATCGTTATATTCGACAACTCCGCCGTGCCCTGCTGGCAATGCCGCCACATTTTCCTGAGGGAGTGAAAAAACCTGTTTAGATAGCCCTTTTATAGCTTGTCCTGCCTCCGTTAAAAATGTTTTTGCAGAAGGAGCGGGCGTAAATCGCAAAGGTGAGAATATTTCCCCATAGGGGTAATCGATGCCGGCAATTTTATCGGAGATTAACATTGCAGCCACCATACTGCTCGTCATACCCCATTTGCCAAATCCTGTTGCCACATACCAATTGGGTGTTGAAGAAGCAAACTGACCAATATAAGGAACACTATCCAGTGTCATGCAATCCTGCGCTGACCATTGTGTTATTTCTTTGCTTTGAGGATAAAATTGGGCGGATTTTTCCCGCAGAAAGGAATATTTGCCTCCGGCGGAATTTTCTCCTGTGCGATGCCCTCCCCCGCCAAGCAAAAGCGTATCATGGAAGCTGCGAAAGGATAATGCTTCCGTATCTACGCCAAGGTACATACCTTCCAGCTCAGCAGCTTTTTCCAACGCTAAAACATAACTGCGCTCCTGATGCATCCGTGCAAAATAAAATCCCGGCATATTCAAAAATGGGAAGTGGGAGGCAAAAATAATATGCTTTGCCGTAACCGTGCCATGTTCCGTTAAAATGCGATTCTCCTCTACGGTTATGACTTTAGTATTCTCAAAAATGCTGAGACTTTCAGAAATCGACTGTAAAAAATCAAGGGGATGAAATTGCGCCTGTCCATAAAACTTCACGGCTCCCGCCACGGAAAAAGGCAGCTCCGTTTGGGTAGTAAACTCTGCATGGATTCCTAAACGGCTGGCGGCGTCCGTTTCCTGCTCGAGCATCTGTATGTCCTCCGGGCTTTGAGAGTATAAATAAGAGGGACATTCTTTAAAAGAGCAATCTATATTTTGCCCCTGAATAATACGTCGGTACTCCTCAATCGCTTGCTGATTGGCCTGGGCATATTGCCTTGCTTTGTCCTCTCCGAAATCCTTTATTAATTTGCTGTAAATGACATTATGCTGTGATGTGATTTTAGCGGTAGTATTTTTTGTTTGGCCGCTTCCGATTTTATCCGCTTCCAGCACAATGGTATTAACATTATGCTGATTCAAGAAAAATGCTATCAATATGCCTGCCAACCCTCCGCCAATCACCGCAGCTTCCGTGGTTAAATCTCCTTGCAATGCAGGAAATTTCTGTAGATGACTTGTTTTACTCCATATAGACTCCACTTAACTTCACCTTCCTTCGTATATATCTATCAAACTTGAAAACAGTCTCTTTGTTTTTAAGCTTAATAAGTTTCCTTTCGTTTATCATAAATAAATTTGATTTTTTCAAGTTTATTTACGATATTGTGCAACAATATCATAGTAAATTTAAAGTTAACCAGTAGCAAAGCGGTATATTCATGCAAGCTCAAAACTGTACGGTTTCCAAAGGAAATCTGTGTTTTAAGCCTGCTGGGAATAGACTTTTGCTACTTCTCCATAATAAATTTACTTTATACTTGAATTAGCATGAAATAATAGCATTGCCAAATTACTTTTCTCTTATTCTATACCCCTTAGACCAAATACTTACTGTGAAATAAAAGCAATTTGACTACACTCCAATAAGAAAATTGTACTTTCAGATAATCAAATATCAAAAGATTAATTCTTCCGGACAATAGTGAAAAATACACATAGACCAGTATTCAATGCCTATCAGTATATGTTTATAGCAAATCCTTTTGATAGTCTCAAACTCAATATTGTTTCTATTGCCAGTTATAATAAAATGAAACAGTAACTTTTTCCACAACCATAGTATCTTCAATTAAATAAATTTTATTGCTTTAAAATATAATTAAATAAATTTTTTCACTACTCTAAAGCTATATTTCAATACAAGTATAAAATCATTTTTACAAAATAAGATTATTTAAAGGTAAGCTATACCTAATAAAGATACTTATCTTATCAGGACGACGACAGAAAACAAGTCTCATTCCATTAAAACGGTTGCTAGAACAAGCCAATTTTTTAAAAGAAAAGTCGCCTGTCAAACCATAAAAATGGTTTAACAAGCGACTTTCAAACTTGGTATTGGCGGTGAATTTGCATATTTGGATGGCAGCATATGGATAGCGCAAGCGCAAAAGCATTGTTGCCCTGCAATATGCTTAGCAGTGAAACTTATGATAAAATCAGATTAATAAAATTATACCAGCCCTTATTATATATAGAATGCAAGTGTTTCATATTCTTTAGCCAATATAGCTTTCCGCTTATTGCAACAAACTTATCCCAATATACGCCGGTATTTGCAAAGGAAAGATAGTCTTTTTGTTTAATGAAATCTCTTTCGGCTATAGCTTGTTTAAGTTGGTATTTAGCTTTTAAATATCTTTCAGAAGAGAGCATCAAACTCACAATCTTTATGTTATGGGCAAAACCATCATCAAAAGCAATATCCAAAATGCTTTTTTCACTATTCCGAACCTCTTTTAGTGTAAAGGTTAATTTTCTATGCCGCAGATAATTTCTAAATTACATACCCAATATTTCTTTGAATTTTCTCGTTGTATAAAATTCGGAATAACCCAGCTTGCGAGAAAGAAAGCGTAGTGCCAAAGCTTCATCATTATAATTTTTAATACATTTGTCAATTTCATCAATGATTATTTGAATTTGTTTCTGCCACTCGTACTTTCGTCTGCCACCTCGTTTTAACCACCCTAGAGTAACAGAACTTGCAGTGCCTGATTTTACTTGCTGAAAACTCCGAGAAAGTAAATTATCTTCGTACTGTAGCTCAAAGTCGGATTTAAAACCACAGAATTTATTATATTA
This is a stretch of genomic DNA from Anaeropeptidivorans aminofermentans. It encodes these proteins:
- a CDS encoding M42 family metallopeptidase is translated as MDKNKIKEICQIYGPSSAEGSVSSYIINEIKDYADDYEIDTLGNLIAHKKGNGPKMMLAAHMDQIGLMVNFVDDDGFLRFSTIGGFSPYVLFNQRVRFENGVQGVIHCERLQDMAKDLAIDKLYIDIGAKNKEEAEKLVRAGDICVYSAETYFNGDVVVSPALDDRIGCYIQMETLKQLKNPAYDTYFVFTVQEEVGLRGAKTSAYAVDPDYGIAYDVTLAYDTPNALKFPMKMGEGAAIKIKDNSLICHPTIVKHMEKVAKENNIKHQFEILTAGGTDSGAIHLTKSGVPSGVISVVTRHIHSDSEMCSLEDIKACIDLSVKVLETPMN
- a CDS encoding zinc-binding metallopeptidase family protein, which produces MSDTKEFLIRLANASSVSGFEEKVGKMTAEAFSEYCDEVRIDKLGNVIGHKKGSGKYKILFAAHIDEIGLMVTEYEEGGFLKFTNIGGYDQRALVGQEVIIHGKEDIFGVIGVKPPHITKPEEAKNAHKIEDMVIDTGFSMDKLKEKVALGDVITLKREIVALQNDNIAGKAIDDRAGVAVLYEAMKELKNVDTDIDIYYVGSVQEEIGCRGAMVAAYAIEPNIAIAIDVTHGKTPDVNDREGKKMGGGAVISIGPNISPRVYELLVKSAKDNFLPYQIDVAPRHSGTDAFTMQVSGVGAASGVVSIPLKYMHTSVETLCMKDVYLTAKLISSFVKDLCGRDLEEILCL
- a CDS encoding alanyl-tRNA editing protein; this translates as MREDKLYYQDPYLVAFDSTVIECIPKGNLYTVILEKTAFYPEGGGQSYDIGYIDNAKVLEVHTVDGKVVHTTDTSLTPGEKCHGVINWERRFSHMQHHTAEHIVSGIIHKLYGADNIGFHLGTEFVTMDYNVNLNDSDIEKIELLSNEAVYKNLPVKIDYYDSVPPISYRSKIEIEGEIRIVTVEDYDVCACCGTQTKTTGEIGTIKIIDFHKYKGGTRLYMLCGDKAIKDYQLKQNNIKSISALLSVKPESSFTAVQNLLEEKNSLKQEISRLKMSLHRLKAEAIEPSSKVILFMEDYSMEDLIKFGGIIKEKAPLIALFSGKDDEGYKYCVYSEDNDIKALASKINSALNGKGGGREFISGNMNSLKKDIEEFFESL
- a CDS encoding DNA gyrase subunit A, which produces MTKKPTNVNADANVIKQNITHVLESNYMPYTMSVIVSRAIPEIDGFKPAHRKLLYTMYKMGLLKGGRRKSADVVGQTMQLNPHGDASIYETMVRLTRGYDALLHPFVDSKGNFGKVYSRDMAYAASRYTEVKLADICSEIFFDIDKNTVDFIDNYNGTMKEPVLLPTTFPNLLVTPNQGIAVGMASSIASFNLKEVCTATIEYIKDKNTDLKKHLLGPDFSTGGQLIYNEEEIDKIYKTGRGGFKLRAKYRYDKKNSCIEIYEIPYTTTQEAICDKIITLVKSGKIKEITEVRDETDLKGLKIALDIRKSADPDTLMQKLFAMTPLVDTFSCNFNILINGRPKTMGIAEILDEWIIFRTECIRKQLNYDIKKTEEKLHLLEGLSKILLDIDKAIKIIRNTEQDNMVIPNLMEGFQIDTIQAEYIADIRLRNLNKEYLLNRIKEKDNLENLLADLKATIESDKKIHSLISASLKNIIKKYQQDRRTEIIYEEEIEEISEDIFIEDYGLKLFLTAEGYFKKIPLISLRSASDHKFKEDDYMLTELESTNKADILFFSNQGSVYKAKAYDLPDCKASLLGEYLPNLLDLSEGEKIIYMTATLDYSGYMIFAFENGKIAKIKMDSYQTKVNRKKLLNAYSLKSRLIFADYIYEDRDYIGVRDTDKATLFSTALIEPKQTKNSSGVQFYNLKKNSVLSILMPSENFKSDDIEYYRTNKIPSTGHFITENDKRANDLEAQIKLF
- a CDS encoding M42 family metallopeptidase; protein product: MLIKKLTDLNGLPGNEGEVREFIKNEIKDHVDELYTDRLGSLIAVKNKNAEGRHIGYAAHMDEVGLIVTWIDNDGYLKFESWGVDPRIFPSKIVKIGKNKVTGVIGTKAIHLQEPTERTKALPVDKLYIDIGAKSKEEAEKLVSLGDFVAFDSEFVEFGDHKIKAKALDDRVGCAMLIEMLKSDYPYKMTAVFNVQEEVGLRGSAVTSKLIDCDLILNIEGTVSADMPGLKPHQTVNTQGNGPSISLIDNASIYLRKYVDAMTKVAEAHNIPCQFRRTQNGGTDAGQYHTGKTGTPVIGLAVPCRYIHSPVSVMDKRDYDNLLKLMKAFTEEYCGEKIL